The DNA region CTACATATAAGAAAagtgtaaaataaaattaaatattaaaccaTAAATAAGACATATATATGCTATTTTATATCATCataataattaacaattattttaatttatcaatcTAATGAAATTTTTGAGTGTTTTTGAGTGtctacattaaaaaaaagtgttccacaatgaaaataaatatgtatcgcataaaaaaagaaacgaaaaTAAACAAATCCTACAAAAAATCAAATACTgtcaattaaaaacaaaaataatataagTAGCAAATTTGGGGGCAAattccttttattttaaaaagaaacTGCGTCGAAGTATATAGATTTCATTACGGATATTTTGTAAATGTTAGTTATATGATTTACAAATGTAAGTTTCGTAGTTTTGTGAGAGCTTCCTATAATAGTTAAAtacttaaatatatataatcaatAAAGTAGTGAGAAGAAAAGAATTAAAATCCCTTACACTTGAAGTCCTGCGTTTCATTTGTCTATTGCTGCGTTTTATACCACAACACAATTTTGCTGTGTTTTTTGAAACAGCAGGGGATCCACCCCCATTTTGATGAGATCAAGGTATGATTTTGAGGATGATTTGTATATTTGGGCAATGAAATTGAGACAATAGTTGCATTGAGTTGCTAATTATCATTACTGTAAATTAAATAGAGAGAGTGAAAGATTGTAAAAAGGCAACAAGCCATCCCTTGGATTGAAACACCAAGAAAGAGACAAACTTCACATTGTCTCATGAGTTAAAAGATGaaatacaaaatcaaacaaCATCATAGTATCCATCACACTCTAAAACTTTCTAACCCAATTTCTACTTCATGTGATTCCTCATCTCACTTGAAAGAATCTACATAAACCTAACACACATCATGCATGTTTATTGCCTAAGTTGTCTTAGATGTTGAGCTATCTCACTCAAAACTCCCCTTTTCTGCACACTCATGGCAACGTGCTTCAACAACACACTCTCTGCTTCCACTGCTCTCAGCCTTCCCTTCACCAATCTTACTTCTCTCGCAAGGACGTCCAGCTCGGCATCATCCGCCGAGTACAACTTCTCCTCCAACTCCGCCAACTGACATAGGATACGGCACATCTCCCCCTCGTAGTTCAATGCAGCTAGCTCGTCTTGGATCTTACGTTCCTCCTCGTCCCGTGGTGACATGACTTGCGAGTTCACACGACCCACCTTACACGGAACATCACTCCCTTCGCCCTGCGAGTCCACAATGTCTTGATGACTCTCAACATGACTTGCCTCACATTGAGCATCACTGTCTTCGCTCACCGAGTTCACAATGTCGTCCTGATGATCCTCATGTTCGTCCCGCGAGTTCACAATGTCGTTTTGATGATCCTCGTCATGACCCACCTCACGCGCATCATCACTCCCTTCATCCCGCGAGTTCACAATGTCATCTTGATGATCCTCATCATGACCCACCTCACGCGCATCATCTCTCCCTTCGTCGTGCGAGTTCACAATGTCGTCTTGATGATCCTCATCTAGACAAACCCGCGAGTTCACAATGTCTTGATGATCCTCATCTAGACGCACCACACGGGGATCATTGCTCATTTTGCCACACGAGTTCACAATGTCTTGACGATCCTCATCAAGACGCACCTCAGACAGATCGCCACTCCCTTTGGCCCCAACCACACTGTACCTCTCCCCATGCTCCTCGAGCTCGTGCCCCATGACCTTAATCTCCTCTTCCCTCCTGACCAACATGTCCTTCATCCTCTGCATCGCCTCCTGGTCATACTCCGCCTGCCCCTCCATCATCCTCTTGTACTGCAACGCCTCCATCAGCACCGCCGCCTTCTCCTCCTGCAGGCGTGTGATCATTGCCATCGCGTTGTTGGCTGCCACAGCGGAGGCACTTCTCTCCTCATCCAACTCCATGTATAGGGCCATCATGGACCTCCGGTCGAGTGTCACCTGTCTCTTGAGACGGGCCACAAGCTCGGCCTCGGTCTCGCCCTCTTTGATCGGCTCCATGGCAAACTCTATTCTCCTAGGAGTCCTAGGACTCGCTGAGGCTGCACCATCTGATAATGCGACTCCAAAGAATCTGTTTCTATCTGAGAAATGTGGAGTTTTTGGTTCATCTCCAAACATATTATTTATGCCCTCTTTACCTGCATCCATACACAAGAATAGAATTAGCCTATTGAAGAATGAACACACACAGACATAATCTCTCATAACAAATTCACCATATTCATCACCATGGAACTCTGATCTTGAATCTGCTATCAATTTAAGCTCTGTGTACGCATCAACGCTGCCACCATCACCATTCCCGCCTGAGAACCAAGCTGCACGAGGAGAACAAGGGGCAGCCATGGACAAACACGCCTTGTATCTCAACGGTGACTTCAACTTTATAGGGTCCCCACAGCAAGAGCACCTCAAAATCCCAATCCTCTCATTAGCCACAATCTCCTTCTCATATTTCCTCAACTGTCTCAGCTGCACATTCCCCTCATCCACAACAAGGGGCCTGCGCCTATCGCAGCCAGATTCCTTCTCGGATGAGAGAAGGCATCCCTGGCACATGCTGCGGATGTCAGAAAGACGCTTGTGCACGTGGCAGTAGGCGAGGGCGGAGATATTCCTCTTGTGATCCTCACAAAAGGATTCATTGTAGTAGAAACTGGAGCTCCTCTGCACAAGGAGATGATCAAGCCTGGTGCAGAGCAAGCATGGAGTTTTGAGCTCGAACCATTGGGTGATTTCGTTGCAGAGGAAGGCGAGGAGGCCGTCGAAAAAGAGCAAGACGATCACCAGCCATTCGAGGATGGCGTAGATGAAGAAATAGGAGAGAGTTCCGAACTTTTCCTCGATGGAGATCCTCAATGCTGCCCCTGCGGGAAGCATGTTGATTGATAAAGGAAAGATCTTTTCaagaacaaattaaaaagggTCAAATTGAATGAAGATGGAAAGGTTTCGAAGAGGAGAGAATCAAGAAACTTTTTTGGATGTAAGAACACCCCAAATCTTGATCCCTCCCtcccttttcttctctctcttgtCTCTCTTTGTTCTCTCTGGCTGTCAACTGCGTGAGGATGGTTAACTAAATGGTTTGCCAAAAATAAGGATGTTTGGATTTGTAGCATTTACCTGAATTAACGGTCTGCCGATAAAGACACctttttttattgaaatgaTGACACCAATCTCTTTTATGGTAATAACAATAATGGCATTCAAATTATAATTCATAAATGATTGATGCCAAATTTACTCAAAAACTACTTTTCCTAAATTCCCTCAACCACTTCTTCATATCTAAACAATCTCTGAAGCGTGTTTCtgcaaatctctctctctctcgtagAAAAGATGTAATCTTTGTAAGATCTCAGCCCGCCCATCTTGTTGGCTGGCTTCTTCGGATCAATCAATCAAACTCAAGAATTCTTTCACACATATACACAAACAGATCGAGTGCAATTTCTAACTCACCATGAGCGCCAGCAACAAAAAGGCTATGCACACGCTGCTAGCTTCACGGCTGACGCAGCTCCACATCCCCTCCGTCGCCTCCGAAGACCCCTCACTAGATTTCGAATTCTCCGACTTCTTCGGCCCCAGCGCCGCGCCTCCCTCTCCTTCCTCCGCCTCCGCGCTCCCGCAAATCATACACCACCGCTCCCACTCGTTCGTGGGCCCCTCCCCCCGCTTCACCCTCTCCAAATCGCTCCCCACCTTCAATCGAGACGATTCCTCCTCCTCCGATGAGCTGGAGGAGGTTGCCGTCGGAAGCGTCTGCAACGGTGGcgtggcggcggaggaggaaggGGATGAGATGGGGCAGAAATTAGGGCCCGGGGATTTTGAAATTATGAGGGTAATTGGGAAGGGCGCGTTTGGGAAGGTTTTTCAGGTGAGGATGAAGGGGAAAAGCGGCGGTGGAGATGGGATTTTCGCTATGAAAGTGATGAGGAAGGATACGATTATCAAGAACAACCATGTTGATTATATGAGGGCTGAGAGGGATATTCTCACCAAAGTTGTGCACCCTTTTATTGTGCAGCTGCAGTATTCGTTTCAGGTTATCTTCTTCTCGTTTTGTCATCTGCTTTGTTTGAATGAAATCTGAGCATTGATTTGTAATATTCTTTTACCTTTTTAGGGTCACATGATTTATCTTTTGATTACTTAGATGCATATATGATGTTTAGTGAATTGTTTCTGGTTGAGGAAAGATTAGATAGTTGCTAATGTGGTGAGAAGAAACCAGGAAGTTGCACTTCTGTTTTAGTATGTCTGGAAAAATATGGAGATACAAATCTTCTCTATCTTTGTCGAATTAGCGTCCTTATCGGTATCTAGGTTGCAGAAAGCAATTTACAACTGGTGGATATGAGAAACTTATGACCTTTACCTTGTATGTAGTCGGCTTGTCAACAAGCTTGTATGTTTCACCCTGAACAATGTCTATGTACATATTATGAGAAAACTGTATGGATAATCGATTATTTACTACTCCCTTTGTCGATTTGTCCCGCTTCAAATGGCTGTACTTTAAGCCATGTGAGGTTAGACGTAGAGAGTATTTATCTTTGTGGTGTTTTACAAACTATTATTGTCCATGAAGATCAAATATCATGCTGTGGAGGG from Salvia splendens isolate huo1 chromosome 9, SspV2, whole genome shotgun sequence includes:
- the LOC121749804 gene encoding probable myosin-binding protein 5 isoform X1, which gives rise to MLPAGAALRISIEEKFGTLSYFFIYAILEWLVIVLLFFDGLLAFLCNEITQWFELKTPCLLCTRLDHLLVQRSSSFYYNESFCEDHKRNISALAYCHVHKRLSDIRSMCQGCLLSSEKESGCDRRRPLVVDEGNVQLRQLRKYEKEIVANERIGILRCSCCGDPIKLKSPLRYKACLSMAAPCSPRAAWFSGGNGDGGSVDAYTELKLIADSRSEFHGDEYGKEGINNMFGDEPKTPHFSDRNRFFGVALSDGAASASPRTPRRIEFAMEPIKEGETEAELVARLKRQVTLDRRSMMALYMELDEERSASAVAANNAMAMITRLQEEKAAVLMEALQYKRMMEGQAEYDQEAMQRMKDMLVRREEEIKVMGHELEEHGERYSVVGAKGSGDLSEVRLDEDRQDIVNSCGKMSNDPRVVRLDEDHQDIVNSRVCLDEDHQDDIVNSHDEGRDDAREVGHDEDHQDDIVNSRDEGSDDAREVGHDEDHQNDIVNSRDEHEDHQDDIVNSVSEDSDAQCEASHVESHQDIVDSQGEGSDVPCKVGRVNSQVMSPRDEEERKIQDELAALNYEGEMCRILCQLAELEEKLYSADDAELDVLAREVRLVKGRLRAVEAESVLLKHVAMSVQKRGVLSEIAQHLRQLRQ
- the LOC121749804 gene encoding probable myosin-binding protein 5 isoform X2, whose translation is MLPAGAALRISIEEKFGTLSYFFIYAILEWLVIVLLFFDGLLAFLCNEITQWFELKTPCLLCTRLDHLLVQRSSSFYYNESFCEDHKRNISALAYCHVHKRLSDIRSMCQGCLLSSEKESGCDRRRPLVVDEGNVQLRQLRKYEKEIVANERIGILRCSCCGDPIKLKSPLRYKACLSMAAPCSPRAAWFSGGNGDGGSVDAYTELKLIADSRSEFHGKEGINNMFGDEPKTPHFSDRNRFFGVALSDGAASASPRTPRRIEFAMEPIKEGETEAELVARLKRQVTLDRRSMMALYMELDEERSASAVAANNAMAMITRLQEEKAAVLMEALQYKRMMEGQAEYDQEAMQRMKDMLVRREEEIKVMGHELEEHGERYSVVGAKGSGDLSEVRLDEDRQDIVNSCGKMSNDPRVVRLDEDHQDIVNSRVCLDEDHQDDIVNSHDEGRDDAREVGHDEDHQDDIVNSRDEGSDDAREVGHDEDHQNDIVNSRDEHEDHQDDIVNSVSEDSDAQCEASHVESHQDIVDSQGEGSDVPCKVGRVNSQVMSPRDEEERKIQDELAALNYEGEMCRILCQLAELEEKLYSADDAELDVLAREVRLVKGRLRAVEAESVLLKHVAMSVQKRGVLSEIAQHLRQLRQ